The Nocardia sp. NBC_00508 nucleotide sequence CGTCCGGGACGATGCGCTTGGCGGCGTCGGTCGGGGTGGCCGCGCGCAGATCGGCGACGAAGTCGCTGAGCGGATTGTCGGGTTCGTGGCCGATCGCGCTCACGATCGGGGTGGTCGCGGCCACGATGGCGCGGCACAGCGCCTCGTCGGAGAACGGCAGCAGGTCTTCCACGCTGCCGCCGCCGCGGGCGAGCACGATCACCTCGACGGCGGGGTGGCGGTCGAGTTCGGCCAGCGCGGCGAGCATCTGCGGCACCGCGGTCGGTCCCTGCACCGCGGTATTGCGGATCTCGAAGCGCACCGCGGGCCACCTGTTTCGCGCGACGCTCAGCACATCGCGCTCCGCGGCGCTCGAGCGGCCGGTGATCAGGCCGATCGTCCCGGGCAGAAACGGAAGCGGACGCTTGAGCCGGGGATCGAACAGGCCCTCGGCCGCCAGCAGCGCTTTCAGCCGCTCGATGCGGGCCAGCAGTTCGCCGATCCCGACAGGCCGGATTTCCAGGATCCGCAACGAGATCGTGCCGCGGCCGGTGAAGAAGGAGAGTTTGCCGTAGACCACCACCCGGCTGCCCTCGTGCAGCGGGACGGGGGAATCGCGGATGAGGTCCGGATCGCAGGTCACCGAGAGGGACATGTCGGCGGAGGGGTCGCGCAGCACCAGGAACGCGGTGCGCGTGCCAGGGCGCAGGTTGATCTGGGTGATCTGGCCCTCCACCCAGATGCTGCCGAGCCGGTCGATCCACTGGGCGACCTTGATGGCCACCGAACGCACCGGCCACGGGTGCTCGGCGGAGTTGGCCGACGCGGCGGCTGGTTGGCCGGAAGTTTCCCGGCCAACCGTCGGCGAGGGGGGTGTCCGAGGATCGGTCACTGGGCCTGCACGGTGGCGATCCGGTTCGTCAGCATGGTCACGAACGGCGCCCTGGCGCGGGTGTGCTGCTCGTACTCCAGCAGCGCGATGAGGTCTTCGACAGTCAGCATCCGCAACCGGGCGCGCAGCTGGGCCAGGGTCATGTTGACGTAGTCGTACCGGGTGGCGACTTCCGGTTCGACGATCTCGGACGCTGCCGCGGCGGGCTCGGGATCCGATTCGGATTCCGGCTCAGCGGTTTTCGGCTCGGCAGGGTCGTCGATGGTCGGCACCGAAGTGGTGTGGCCGTTGGTCTCGGTGGCGCGGGCGGCGTCCGCCGGGAAGTTTTCGGGCGTGTGGGCCGGTTCGGCCTCGTCGGCGGTGTAGAGGTCGAATCGGCTGGTGTGGGGGGTGACGGGGCTCGGGTCGTCGGCCAGGTCTTCGTCGAAAGTGGCCCACTCCGGCTGGTCGACCGGGCGGTTGGACAAACGGTCGAAAACCGCGTCGCCCTTCAGGGCCAAACTGGTCACGAACTGCTGGACGTGCATCGTCGTTTGCAGCATCTGACTGATGGCCGTGATCGGGAAATTCATTGCCGCCGTGGGTAGCCGGCGGGTTTCCTCGAGGGCGTATACGGCGGCACCGGCGGCGACCCGGGCCAGAAAGGGTGGTCGAAGCATGGTCCTAGCCTGCCCGAAATGGTGTGCTATGCAAAGGAGGGGTCTGCGCGGTTCGAATATCCGTCCGCCCCTACGCGTGGCGGATCGGCCGGAATTACGCGGCGCAGCGCTCATATGCGGAGAATAGACCGCGGGTCACGTCGCGAAGTATCCGCACGGGCACGCGCGTCGCGGCTCCGTGGCATTCCGCGGCGGTCTTCCGGCCCAGCTCGCGGCCCGTACCAGGTCGATGCCGCGAGGATGTGACGGACAACTCCCGGAAGTGGCGAGGCCCCGGGGCGCACGTATCCTGTGGGCATGTCTTCGGCCATTCCCTTGAACGTCGGAATCGCCCGCTCAGCCGGCGCCGCAAACGCCGACCGCGGAAAGCGTGTGCTGCTCGCTGAGCCGCGCGGGTACTGCGCCGGCGTGGACCGTGCCGTCGAGACCGTCGAGAAGACGCTGGAAAAGCACGGCGCGCCGATCTACGTGCGCAAGGAGATCGTGCACAACCGGCACGTGGTGGAGACGCTGCGCGAGCGCGGCGTGGTCTTCGTCGACGAGACCGACGAGGTCCCCGAGGGCGCGGTCGTCGTATTCTCCGCGCACGGCGTCTCGCCCGCGGTGCACGAATCCGCCGCGGCGCGCAATCTGCACACCATCGACGCGACCTGCCCGCTGGTCACCAAGGTGCACCAGGAGGCGAAGCGGTTCGCCCGCGACGATTACGACATCCTGCTGATCGGTCACGAGGGCCACGAGGAGGTCGAGGGCACCGCAGGCGAGGCGCCCGAGCACGTCCAGCTGGTCGATGGGCCGGGCGCGGTGGACAACGTCACCGTGCGCGACGAGTCGAAGGTGATCTGGCTCTCGCAGACCACCCTGAGCGTGGACGAGACGATGGAGACGGTGCAGCGGCTGCGGGCGCGTTTCCCCGGCCTGCAGGACCCGCCGAGCGACGACATCTGCTACGCCACGCAGAACCGTCAGGTCGCTGTGAAGGCGATGGCGCCGGAATGCGACCTGGTGATCGTGGTGGGTTCCCGCAACTCCTCGAACTCGGTGCGCCTGGTCGAGGTCGCGCTCGGGGCGGGCGCCAAGGCCGCCCACCTGGTGGACTTCGCCCGCGAGGTCGACCCGGCCTGGCTCGATGGCGTCCGCACGATCGGTATCACCTCGGGCGCGTCGGTCCCCGAGATCCTGGTCCGCGGCGTCCTGGACATGCTGGCCGAGCACGGCTACGGCGATGTCCAACCGGTCACCACGGCCAACGAGACGCTCGTCTTCGCGCTGCCGCGGGAACTGCGCTCTGTTTGATTTGCCGCGACTGCGTCGCGGCGTGTTCGCGGCCCCTTTGTGGCTCGCGTCCGAGCGACCGCCGCTCGCGACTTCGTCGCTTGCGCGTCGGCCGCTCGGACGCGAGCCGGGCCGCGAACGGGGAATGCTCGGTTTCGCTGCGCTCGAAAGTGGGGGTGGGGCCGAGTGGTTGCGTGGGTCGGCAACTGCGGTATCAAGGGTGTGCTGCGCTTCTTCGTTAGCGGTGGTGTCTGCCGCTGGCGAGTTCGTGGCGGATGCGTCGGCTGCTCGGGCCGGGCCGTGAACGGGGGATGCTCGGTCTCGCTGCGCTCGAAAGTGGGGGTGGGGCCGAGTGGTTGCGTGGGTCGGCAACTGCGGTATCAAGGGTGTGCTGCGCTTCTTCGTTAGCGGTGGTGTCTGCCGCTGGCGAGTTCGTGGCGGATGCGTCGGCTGCTCGGGCCGGGCCGTGAACGGGGAGTGCTCGGTCTCGCTGCGCGCGAAAGTGGGGGTTGGGCCGTGTGGTTGCGTGCAATGGCCCGCGCGACCGAGGGTTCGCCGCCTGTCGGTGGTGGGTGGTTCGGTGGGCGCCGCTGGCGGCTGCGTGGCGGACATAGTGGCCACCTCGCGGCAGCGCGGCGTATTCGCCGCGATGGCGGTGAACGGGGCATGCTTGGTCTCGCTTCGCTCGAAACGGGGGTTGGGCGGGTGCGGTCGCATGTGGCGGTGGCGGCGTGACCTGCGTGTTCGCCGCGTGTCGGTGGTGGGCGGTCCGGTGGGCGCTGCTGGCGGCTTCGTGGCGGAACATACCGGCCACCTCGCGGCAGAGCGGCGTATTCGCTGCGATGGCCGCGAACGGCGAGTACTCGCTCGGAAGCGGGCGGCGCGATGTCATCGCGTTGGGCGGGATTGCAGCTCCCGGACCACGCTGTCGTACTGGGGGCGTCCTGTAAGTCTCGGCTGCTTGGGACGAGCCTCATGTGAGCCGCCACCTGCGATTGGTCGCAGTCGCGAGGATTTTGCCCGGTAGTGGGACTTCTGCGAGAGGGCGTGTGCCGAATCCGGCTACAGATTCTCCGGCCTGCGTCGTTCGGTGCGGTTCGAATCACGATCGCGGTAGCGCACGTTGGGTTGCGGATGCGGGGGGATTTCGCGGCGGGCGCCTGCCGGGCGCGGTGGCTCGCCTTCGGCGCGGGGCATTGCACCGGTCGGGCGGGAACCGCCGCGTGCCGGGGTGCGGCCCTCGCGCGGCCGGGACGGCGCGACTCGCGGCGGAGCGTCGGCGACCTGGGCCGCGGTGCGGCGAGGCGGGCGGGGGGCGGGGTCGTCCACGTCGTCGAGGTCGGGCCCGTCGGGCTCGGGCCGGGGTCGGCGGGCTTTGCGGCGCGCCGCGTCCGCGAGCGTGCCGGAGGGGCGACCGGGCTTCTTCTTGGCGGGCGATTTGCCCGAGCCCGCGCCGCGGCGCACGGGTAGTGGCCTGCTCGCCTCTGCCTCGCGCCGGTGCATCAGGATTCGGGCGCCGCCGATCAGCGCCACGACGACCGTGGCCAGCATCATGGTCGGGAAGCGGTTCACCAGCGGGATCGCCAGGTTCAGCAGGATGTCCTTCATCGAGGTCGAGCCGCGCCCGGTGAGCTGCTGATAGGCCAGTGGCACGGTGACGAACAGCAGCAGCGGCGGCAGCACCATCGTGCTGAACAGCCCGCGGTAGCGCACGGCCGCGACGGCCGCCGCGCACCCGACGATGTACAGCGCGGCGAACGTGCCGGTCAGCTCTCCGCCGCCGCCGCTGGCATCGATCAGGAATCCCACAAACGTGCAGGCAATCGCGATCAGGACCGCCGCGCCGACGGGGATCCCCGGCACCGACGGCAGGATCGAGCGTTGCGGCGCGGGCACCCGGGATCGCGCACGTTCGGAAGCAGCCACGCTATGCACCCTAGTTGCCGCCGCGCACGGCGGCGTGGCGGCACGGCTATAGACCGGTTGCTCGCCTGCCTCGGTGGTCAGCGTCGAATCCAGGAACGGATCACCCGGCACGAACTCCGGCCACGAGCTCCGGCCGTGGATAGAAGGCCGCCGACTACGGCTGGGCGGCGCGCGCACCTTCTCATCGGCCGCGCTGAGCCCTGCCGCGACCAGCGCTCGTTGTCGGTGGACGTCGCGAGGCGCGCCTCCGCCGCTGTCGTGCGGTGGCCGGCCCGCGTCGCAGGTCCCAGTCGGCCGACGTCGACCCGGCCGCAAATACCGGTATCAGGGGCGACGAGCGTCGGAGCGGTCATTGCGCAGATGCTGCCTCATGCCACCGACAAGAACGAGTCTCGCGTACGGTCTTGACCATGGGGTCGGCAAACTCGCTTTGCCAGCAGACCGCCGGTCCGGACACCGCTCGGCTCCTGGCATACCGTGCCGCCCGCGTCGTGAGGTTCGAGAAGCCAAGGGATGAGCGGTGATTCGAGTCGAGGGACGAACACGCGGCATGACCCGGCGGACACGCCGCGCTGTGGCTGGGCAAACCCGACACAGCGGGCAGGTCGATTGAAGTCTGTCGGTGGGTTGTCCTACGGTTTCGCGGCATGCGGATGTTGCACACCTCGGACTGGCACATCGGGCGCACGTTTCATGGTGTCGATCTGCTTGCCGACCAGGCGCGTTCACTGACCGCGATCGCGCAGCTGGTGGCCGAGGAGTCGGTCGAGGTGGTCGTGCTGCCGGGTGACGTGTACGACCGGTCGATCCCGAGCGCCGACGCGATCGCCGTGTGCAACCGGGGATTCGAGGCCATTCGTGCGGCTGGAGCGCACATCGTCGCCACGTCGGGCAACCACGATTCGCCCGCTCGGCTCGGCGCCGGTGCCAGTTTCGCGGCGGCGGGCGGGTTGCACTTGCGCACCACGGTCGCCGACGCGGATCGACCGGTTCTGCTCGGGGACGAGCACGGGCTCGTCGCCTGCTACGGCATCCCGTACCTGGAACCGGAGATCACCCGCGCCGAACTCGGTGTGCCGCAGGCCCGATCGCATGCCGAGATCTTGGACGCGGCGATGGCAAGGATCCGCGCCGACATCGCGGGTCGACCGGGCGCGCGGACGGTCGTGCTGGCCCACGCCTTCGTCGTCGGTGGGGAAGCCACCGGATCGGAACGGTCGATCTCGGTCGGGGGGGTGGAGACGGTGCCGTTGGCGTCCTTCGAAGGCATCGACTATGTGGCGCTCGGCCACCTGCATTCGCCGCAGACGCTGGCGGAGTCGGTGCGCTACTCCGGCTCGCCGCTGCCGTACTCGTTCGCCGAGAACTCGCATCACAAGGCGGTCTGGATCGTCGACTTGGACGCGTCCGGCTTGCGTTCGGTGCGGCGCCGGGACCTGCCGACGATTCGGGGATTGAGCAAACTCACCGGTACCCTGGACGAGCTGCTCAGTGACACGGCGCACACCGAGGCCGAACAGCACTACGTCTCCGCGGTGCTCACCGACATCGCTCGCCCGGTCGACGCCATGCGCAAGCTCAGAGAACGGTTCCCGTACGCTGTGCACGTCGAATGGGCACGGCCCGAGGGCAACCCGGAGCTGCGCTACCGTGAGCGGGTGCACGGCCGCCGCGACACCGAAGTAGCCCGGAGCTTCCTGAGCGACGTTCGCGGCGCGCCGACCCCGAGCGAGATGACGTGGCTGGAGCGCGCGCTCGCCGCCGCCGTCGCGGAGCGGGAGCAAGTGACCGCGGTGACCGCGGCCGAGGAACTGTCCGCATGAGCGAGCGGGCCAGGGATATCACCGAGCGCTCGCCTGTGCCGGAGCCGGGTGTAGGCGCGGCGGTATGAGGCTGCACACGCTGGAGATGACCGCGTTCGGCCCGTACGCCGACACCACGGTCGTCGACTTCGACGCGCTCGGCGCCGACGGGTTGTTCCTCCTGCACGGCCAGACCGGGGCGGGGAAGACCACGGTGCTGGACGCGATCGCCTTCGCTCTCTACGGCAAGGTGCCCGGTGCGCGCGGCGAAAGCAAGCGGCTGCACTCCGATCACGCACCGGAACACACGCCCCCGCAGGTGACGCTGGAAGCGACCTTGGGCGGGCGGCGGCTGCGGCTGACCCGCAGCCCCGAATTCGAGCGTCCCAAGCGAGACGGCACCGGCATGCGCACTGTGCCCGCGAAGGCGACGCTGACCTGGCTGGACGGTCACGGCGAGAACCTCTCCCGGATAGTGGATATCGGCGAGGAGGTCCTGCGCCTGCTCGGCATGAGCGCCGACCAGTTCTTCCAGGTGGTGCTGCTGCCGCAGGGCGATTTCGCCCGTTTCCTGCGAGCGGACAACGAAGATCGCGAAAGGCTGCTCGAAAAGCTCTTCGACACCAAGCGTTTCGGCACCGCAGAGCAGTGGCTCGCGGACAAACGCCGCGCCGCCGAAACCGATCTGGACGCCCGCACCGATGGCGTCGAGCGACTGATCACCCAGGTCGGCATGGCGGCCGGAGTCGCGGATTCGGTCGGCTTGCCGGAGTCCGTCACATGGTCCCAAGATCTGCTGTCCGCCGCGCGGGCCGACCTCGCGGCCGCCGTCGCCGAAGTCGAACGCTGTCAGCAGGAGTCGGCGCGGGCTCGCGAGCAGGCCGAACAACAGCGTCGGTTACACGAGCTGCACCGCCGCATGGCTACCGCGCGTCGCCAGCTGGACGACTTCGCCGCCGACGCCGAACGGCGGGGCGCGCTGCACACCGAACTCGAACTGGCGCGCCGGGCAGAGCCGGTCGCGGCGGCCATCGACGAGGCGCGTGTGGCAGTCCGGACCCAGCGGCAGCGGGACAGCGAAAAGCAGAGCGCGGCACGCCGATTGGCGTCCAGACTCCTGGAACCGGCGAGCGCCGAACTCGGCGCGGCCGAACTGCTCCGATTCGATGACGACGCGCAGGTGCGCGACCACGCCGACATCGACGCGGCTGAGCTGCTCCGGTCCGATGACGCGCAGGTGCGCGACGACGCCGATATCGACGCGGCGATCCAGCGCTGGAGCGGGCAGATCGGCGCCCTGGACGAAGTGCGCACCGACGCCGCGACTGCCACCCGGCTCGGCGGCGAGCTCGTCGCGCTGCGCGCCGAGGACGCGACGCTGGCCGAACGCATCATCGAACTGACCGAGCGACGCGATACGTTGCCCGCCGCGCTCGCCAGGGCGGAAGCCCGGCTGCGCGAGGCGACCGAGGCGGCCGCGGCGCTGCCCGGCCTGACCGCGGACACCGAACGTTTGCAGACCGCCGCGACGGCCGCCGTCGAACTGGCTACGCGCCGAACCGCACTCGATCAC carries:
- a CDS encoding DUF6542 domain-containing protein; translated protein: MAASERARSRVPAPQRSILPSVPGIPVGAAVLIAIACTFVGFLIDASGGGGELTGTFAALYIVGCAAAVAAVRYRGLFSTMVLPPLLLFVTVPLAYQQLTGRGSTSMKDILLNLAIPLVNRFPTMMLATVVVALIGGARILMHRREAEASRPLPVRRGAGSGKSPAKKKPGRPSGTLADAARRKARRPRPEPDGPDLDDVDDPAPRPPRRTAAQVADAPPRVAPSRPREGRTPARGGSRPTGAMPRAEGEPPRPAGARREIPPHPQPNVRYRDRDSNRTERRRPENL
- a CDS encoding lipid droplet-associated protein, producing the protein MLRPPFLARVAAGAAVYALEETRRLPTAAMNFPITAISQMLQTTMHVQQFVTSLALKGDAVFDRLSNRPVDQPEWATFDEDLADDPSPVTPHTSRFDLYTADEAEPAHTPENFPADAARATETNGHTTSVPTIDDPAEPKTAEPESESDPEPAAAASEIVEPEVATRYDYVNMTLAQLRARLRMLTVEDLIALLEYEQHTRARAPFVTMLTNRIATVQAQ
- the xseA gene encoding exodeoxyribonuclease VII large subunit — encoded protein: MTDPRTPPSPTVGRETSGQPAAASANSAEHPWPVRSVAIKVAQWIDRLGSIWVEGQITQINLRPGTRTAFLVLRDPSADMSLSVTCDPDLIRDSPVPLHEGSRVVVYGKLSFFTGRGTISLRILEIRPVGIGELLARIERLKALLAAEGLFDPRLKRPLPFLPGTIGLITGRSSAAERDVLSVARNRWPAVRFEIRNTAVQGPTAVPQMLAALAELDRHPAVEVIVLARGGGSVEDLLPFSDEALCRAIVAATTPIVSAIGHEPDNPLSDFVADLRAATPTDAAKRIVPDAAAELACVRELRGRTAAALRGWVDRETRALTQLRSRPVLADPLREVDRRQEEIERLRRSARRCGEQVIRTETMATTHLREKLTAVGPAATLARGYAVVQRVTGRERVVVRSIEDAPAGSQLRIRVADGAVTAAALGTQALGAKSDGVRGRGSAPHTDTGRN
- a CDS encoding 4-hydroxy-3-methylbut-2-enyl diphosphate reductase, whose protein sequence is MSSAIPLNVGIARSAGAANADRGKRVLLAEPRGYCAGVDRAVETVEKTLEKHGAPIYVRKEIVHNRHVVETLRERGVVFVDETDEVPEGAVVVFSAHGVSPAVHESAAARNLHTIDATCPLVTKVHQEAKRFARDDYDILLIGHEGHEEVEGTAGEAPEHVQLVDGPGAVDNVTVRDESKVIWLSQTTLSVDETMETVQRLRARFPGLQDPPSDDICYATQNRQVAVKAMAPECDLVIVVGSRNSSNSVRLVEVALGAGAKAAHLVDFAREVDPAWLDGVRTIGITSGASVPEILVRGVLDMLAEHGYGDVQPVTTANETLVFALPRELRSV
- a CDS encoding exonuclease SbcCD subunit D, producing MRMLHTSDWHIGRTFHGVDLLADQARSLTAIAQLVAEESVEVVVLPGDVYDRSIPSADAIAVCNRGFEAIRAAGAHIVATSGNHDSPARLGAGASFAAAGGLHLRTTVADADRPVLLGDEHGLVACYGIPYLEPEITRAELGVPQARSHAEILDAAMARIRADIAGRPGARTVVLAHAFVVGGEATGSERSISVGGVETVPLASFEGIDYVALGHLHSPQTLAESVRYSGSPLPYSFAENSHHKAVWIVDLDASGLRSVRRRDLPTIRGLSKLTGTLDELLSDTAHTEAEQHYVSAVLTDIARPVDAMRKLRERFPYAVHVEWARPEGNPELRYRERVHGRRDTEVARSFLSDVRGAPTPSEMTWLERALAAAVAEREQVTAVTAAEELSA